In the Pungitius pungitius chromosome 5, fPunPun2.1, whole genome shotgun sequence genome, one interval contains:
- the dpp7 gene encoding dipeptidyl peptidase 2 isoform X2, translated as MTVLRSPEHASQDSRVYSSVLAVAGIEKGPKSIMSGQLVFFMVTVTLIGVHVLQALPHSPLQPRKHDGFQTEEQFSEMYFTQTVDHFNFNSMGNGTFSQRYLITEKYWMEGYGPIFFYTGNEGDIWEFASNTGFIAELAGQLRALVIFAEHRYYGKSLPFGTDSFDVPQIGLLTVEQALADYAVMIRELKQRLGAADCPVIVFGGSYGGMLSVYMRLKYPNLVAGALAASAPVLSTAGLGDSAQFFRDVTADFESVACECRDAVRGAFHQLTELAQHQEYSRIQTQFHLCKPPSSTEDIHQLNGMLRNAFTLMAMLDYPYSTHFMGNMPANPVKVACEIMLSGPDLLGSLRNTAGIVYNSTGLLPCFELYSLFVECADPTGCGLGPDSLAWDYQACTEIDLCYESNNVTDMFPPMAFTQRDRQLYCAKRWAVVPRPDWLKTQFWGDALSTASNIIFSNGDLDPWANGGVRKSLSSSLIALNISGGAHHLDLRGSNDADPASVISVRKTEADLITQWSVFTGVVSCC; from the exons atgaccgttctccgttctcccgaacatgcgagtcaggactcccgagtctattcgtccgttctcgccgtcgcaggtattgagaaagggcctaaGTCTATCATGAGCGGCCAGCTAGTATTTTTCATGGTTACAGTAACCCTGATTGGCGTGCACGTGCTGCAAGCCCTCCCACACTCCCCTTTACAG CCACGGAAACATGATGGATTCCAAACAGAAGAGCAGTTCAGCGAGATGTATTTTACTCAGACTGTGGACCACTTCAACTTCAACAGCATGGGCAACGGAACGTTCAGTCAGCGATACCTGATCACAG AGAAGTACTGGATGGAAGGCTATGGTCCTATATTCTTCTACACTGGCAATGAGGGGGACATCTGGGAGTTTGCCTCCAACACAGGATTCATCGCAGAGTTGGCTGGCCAGCTCCGAGCCTTGGTCATTTTTGCTGAACAT AGGTACTATGGAAAGTCGCTGCCGTTCGGCACAGACTCGTTTGACGTGCCTCAGATCGGCCTGCTGACTGTGGAGCAGGCCCTCGCCGACTACGCTGTCATGATCAGGGAGCTGAAGCAGCGGCTGGGTGCTGCAGACTGTCCCGTCATTGTGTTTGGTGGCAG TTATGGTGGAATGCTATCAGTCTACATGAGACTCAAGTATCCAAACCTTGTGGCTGGAGCTCTGGCTGCCAGTGCCCCTGTGCTGTCCACTGCAGGTCTTGGAGACTCCGCCCAGTTCTTCAGAGATGTTACGGCT GATTTTGAGAGCGTTGCCTGTGAATGCAGAGATGCTGTGAGAGGAGCATTCCATCAGCTAACAGAATTAGCCCAACACCAAG AATACAGTCGCATCCAGACACAGTTCCACTTGTGCAAGCCTCCATCATCCACTGAGGATATCCACCAGTTGAACGGGATGCTGAGGAACGCTTTCACTCTGATGGCCATGTTGGATTACCCCTACAGCACTCACTTCATGGGGAACATGCCCGCCAACCCAGTCAAG GTGGCCTGTGAGATCATGCTAAGTGGACCTGATCTGCTCGGCAGCCTCAGGAACACTGCAG GGATTGTTTACAACTCTACCGGGCTGCTGCCCTGTTTTGAACTGTACAGTCTTTTTGTGGAGTGTGCTGATCCCACCGGCTGTGGGCTGGGGCCAGACAGCCTAGCCTGGGACTATCAG GCGTGCACAGAGATTGATCTGTGCTATGAGAGCAACAATGTGACAGACATGTTCCCTCCCATGGCCTTCACCCAGAGAGACCGCCAGCTCTACTGTGCCAAACGCTGGGCTGTGGTTCCCCGACCAGACTGGTTAAAAACCCAGTTCTGGGGAGACG CCCTCTCCACCGCCAGCAACATTATCTTCTCAAATGGGGATTTAGACCCATGGGCCAACGGAGGG GTGCGCAAGTCCTTGAGCTCCTCATTGATAGCTCTCAACATTTCTGGTGGAGCCCATCATCTGGATCTGAG AGGTTCTAATGATGCTGACCCAGCGTCGGTAATCAGTGTCAGGAAGACGGAAGCAGACCTCATCACACAATGG TCTGtcttcacaggtgtggtgagttgctgctga
- the dpp7 gene encoding dipeptidyl peptidase 2 isoform X1 — translation MTVLRSPEHASQDSRVYSSVLAVAGIEKGPKSIMSGQLVFFMVTVTLIGVHVLQALPHSPLQPRKHDGFQTEEQFSEMYFTQTVDHFNFNSMGNGTFSQRYLITEKYWMEGYGPIFFYTGNEGDIWEFASNTGFIAELAGQLRALVIFAEHRYYGKSLPFGTDSFDVPQIGLLTVEQALADYAVMIRELKQRLGAADCPVIVFGGSYGGMLSVYMRLKYPNLVAGALAASAPVLSTAGLGDSAQFFRDVTADFESVACECRDAVRGAFHQLTELAQHQEYSRIQTQFHLCKPPSSTEDIHQLNGMLRNAFTLMAMLDYPYSTHFMGNMPANPVKVACEIMLSGPDLLGSLRNTAGIVYNSTGLLPCFELYSLFVECADPTGCGLGPDSLAWDYQACTEIDLCYESNNVTDMFPPMAFTQRDRQLYCAKRWAVVPRPDWLKTQFWGDALSTASNIIFSNGDLDPWANGGVRKSLSSSLIALNISGGAHHLDLRGSNDADPASVISVRKTEADLITQWVKMERTRSQRSLKRTGS, via the exons atgaccgttctccgttctcccgaacatgcgagtcaggactcccgagtctattcgtccgttctcgccgtcgcaggtattgagaaagggcctaaGTCTATCATGAGCGGCCAGCTAGTATTTTTCATGGTTACAGTAACCCTGATTGGCGTGCACGTGCTGCAAGCCCTCCCACACTCCCCTTTACAG CCACGGAAACATGATGGATTCCAAACAGAAGAGCAGTTCAGCGAGATGTATTTTACTCAGACTGTGGACCACTTCAACTTCAACAGCATGGGCAACGGAACGTTCAGTCAGCGATACCTGATCACAG AGAAGTACTGGATGGAAGGCTATGGTCCTATATTCTTCTACACTGGCAATGAGGGGGACATCTGGGAGTTTGCCTCCAACACAGGATTCATCGCAGAGTTGGCTGGCCAGCTCCGAGCCTTGGTCATTTTTGCTGAACAT AGGTACTATGGAAAGTCGCTGCCGTTCGGCACAGACTCGTTTGACGTGCCTCAGATCGGCCTGCTGACTGTGGAGCAGGCCCTCGCCGACTACGCTGTCATGATCAGGGAGCTGAAGCAGCGGCTGGGTGCTGCAGACTGTCCCGTCATTGTGTTTGGTGGCAG TTATGGTGGAATGCTATCAGTCTACATGAGACTCAAGTATCCAAACCTTGTGGCTGGAGCTCTGGCTGCCAGTGCCCCTGTGCTGTCCACTGCAGGTCTTGGAGACTCCGCCCAGTTCTTCAGAGATGTTACGGCT GATTTTGAGAGCGTTGCCTGTGAATGCAGAGATGCTGTGAGAGGAGCATTCCATCAGCTAACAGAATTAGCCCAACACCAAG AATACAGTCGCATCCAGACACAGTTCCACTTGTGCAAGCCTCCATCATCCACTGAGGATATCCACCAGTTGAACGGGATGCTGAGGAACGCTTTCACTCTGATGGCCATGTTGGATTACCCCTACAGCACTCACTTCATGGGGAACATGCCCGCCAACCCAGTCAAG GTGGCCTGTGAGATCATGCTAAGTGGACCTGATCTGCTCGGCAGCCTCAGGAACACTGCAG GGATTGTTTACAACTCTACCGGGCTGCTGCCCTGTTTTGAACTGTACAGTCTTTTTGTGGAGTGTGCTGATCCCACCGGCTGTGGGCTGGGGCCAGACAGCCTAGCCTGGGACTATCAG GCGTGCACAGAGATTGATCTGTGCTATGAGAGCAACAATGTGACAGACATGTTCCCTCCCATGGCCTTCACCCAGAGAGACCGCCAGCTCTACTGTGCCAAACGCTGGGCTGTGGTTCCCCGACCAGACTGGTTAAAAACCCAGTTCTGGGGAGACG CCCTCTCCACCGCCAGCAACATTATCTTCTCAAATGGGGATTTAGACCCATGGGCCAACGGAGGG GTGCGCAAGTCCTTGAGCTCCTCATTGATAGCTCTCAACATTTCTGGTGGAGCCCATCATCTGGATCTGAG AGGTTCTAATGATGCTGACCCAGCGTCGGTAATCAGTGTCAGGAAGACGGAAGCAGACCTCATCACACAATGGGTAAAGATGGAGCGGACCAGATCACAGCGTTCACTTAAACGCACAGGTTCCTGA
- the dpp7 gene encoding dipeptidyl peptidase 2 isoform X3, protein MTVLRSPEHASQDSRVYSSVLAVAGIEKGPKSIMSGQLVFFMVTVTLIGVHVLQALPHSPLQPRKHDGFQTEEQFSEMYFTQTVDHFNFNSMGNGTFSQRYLITEKYWMEGYGPIFFYTGNEGDIWEFASNTGFIAELAGQLRALVIFAEHRYYGKSLPFGTDSFDVPQIGLLTVEQALADYAVMIRELKQRLGAADCPVIVFGGSYGGMLSVYMRLKYPNLVAGALAASAPVLSTAGLGDSAQFFRDVTADFESVACECRDAVRGAFHQLTELAQHQEYSRIQTQFHLCKPPSSTEDIHQLNGMLRNAFTLMAMLDYPYSTHFMGNMPANPVKVACEIMLSGPDLLGSLRNTAGIVYNSTGLLPCFELYSLFVECADPTGCGLGPDSLAWDYQACTEIDLCYESNNVTDMFPPMAFTQRDRQLYCAKRWAVVPRPDWLKTQFWGDVGCHHKFCIEQS, encoded by the exons atgaccgttctccgttctcccgaacatgcgagtcaggactcccgagtctattcgtccgttctcgccgtcgcaggtattgagaaagggcctaaGTCTATCATGAGCGGCCAGCTAGTATTTTTCATGGTTACAGTAACCCTGATTGGCGTGCACGTGCTGCAAGCCCTCCCACACTCCCCTTTACAG CCACGGAAACATGATGGATTCCAAACAGAAGAGCAGTTCAGCGAGATGTATTTTACTCAGACTGTGGACCACTTCAACTTCAACAGCATGGGCAACGGAACGTTCAGTCAGCGATACCTGATCACAG AGAAGTACTGGATGGAAGGCTATGGTCCTATATTCTTCTACACTGGCAATGAGGGGGACATCTGGGAGTTTGCCTCCAACACAGGATTCATCGCAGAGTTGGCTGGCCAGCTCCGAGCCTTGGTCATTTTTGCTGAACAT AGGTACTATGGAAAGTCGCTGCCGTTCGGCACAGACTCGTTTGACGTGCCTCAGATCGGCCTGCTGACTGTGGAGCAGGCCCTCGCCGACTACGCTGTCATGATCAGGGAGCTGAAGCAGCGGCTGGGTGCTGCAGACTGTCCCGTCATTGTGTTTGGTGGCAG TTATGGTGGAATGCTATCAGTCTACATGAGACTCAAGTATCCAAACCTTGTGGCTGGAGCTCTGGCTGCCAGTGCCCCTGTGCTGTCCACTGCAGGTCTTGGAGACTCCGCCCAGTTCTTCAGAGATGTTACGGCT GATTTTGAGAGCGTTGCCTGTGAATGCAGAGATGCTGTGAGAGGAGCATTCCATCAGCTAACAGAATTAGCCCAACACCAAG AATACAGTCGCATCCAGACACAGTTCCACTTGTGCAAGCCTCCATCATCCACTGAGGATATCCACCAGTTGAACGGGATGCTGAGGAACGCTTTCACTCTGATGGCCATGTTGGATTACCCCTACAGCACTCACTTCATGGGGAACATGCCCGCCAACCCAGTCAAG GTGGCCTGTGAGATCATGCTAAGTGGACCTGATCTGCTCGGCAGCCTCAGGAACACTGCAG GGATTGTTTACAACTCTACCGGGCTGCTGCCCTGTTTTGAACTGTACAGTCTTTTTGTGGAGTGTGCTGATCCCACCGGCTGTGGGCTGGGGCCAGACAGCCTAGCCTGGGACTATCAG GCGTGCACAGAGATTGATCTGTGCTATGAGAGCAACAATGTGACAGACATGTTCCCTCCCATGGCCTTCACCCAGAGAGACCGCCAGCTCTACTGTGCCAAACGCTGGGCTGTGGTTCCCCGACCAGACTGGTTAAAAACCCAGTTCTGGGGAGACG TCGGGTGCCATCATAAGTTCTGCATTGAGCAGTCCTAA